From Punica granatum isolate Tunisia-2019 chromosome 1, ASM765513v2, whole genome shotgun sequence:
CAGATTGAAGCGGGTAAGATTTACTTGATCTCAAAGGGAAGTTTAAGGCCTGCTCAGAGGAACTTTAATCACCTAAAGAATGACCATGAGATACATCTCGAGGCAACATCAATTGTACAGCCTTGCATTGGTGAAGATGAGTTAATCCCGAGGCAGCAATTCCATTTTCAACCCATTAGTGACATTGAGGGGTTGGAGAGCAACAGCATTGTGGATGTGATTGGTGTGGTCTGCTTTATTAGCCCTGCATCATCaataatgagaaaaaatgGCACCGAAACTCTGAAGAGAACACTCCAATTGAAGGATGAGTCAGGGCGAAGTGTGGAGCTGACAATGTGGGGAAGTTTCTGTAATGCAGAAGGCCAAAGGCTGCAGACTCTCTGTGATTCTGGCCATTCTCCAGTTCTTGCTGTAAAATCGGGCAGGATCAGTGAATTTAATGGGAAGGCAATTGGTACTATTTCTTCGACGCAGCTAACTATAGATCCTGATATTGAAGAGGCCAGAAGGTTGAAGGAATGGTTTGATAGGGAAGGCAAGGATGCTCCCACTGTCTCTATTTCCAGAGAAGTTTCAACTATGAGCCGGACAGATGTGAGGAAGACAATATCCCAGATCAAAGATGAGAAACTGGGCACTTCGGAGAAGCCAGATTGGATCGCAGTATGTGCGACCATTATGTATATAAAGAATGATAACTTCTGCTACATGGGATGCCCAATAATGATAGGAGATCGACAATGCAACAAGAAGGTCACAAACAATGGGGATGGGAAATATAGATGTGATCGCTGTGATCGATGTGTTGATGAATGCGATTATCGGTACATTCTCCAGCTTCAGATACAGGACCATACTGGGATAGGTTGGGTGACTGCTTTTCAGGAAGCAGGGGAGGAGATAATGGGAGTGTCTGCAAAGGAAATGTTTCAGCTGAGGGCCGAAGGGGAAGACGAGAGATTCGGAGAAATTCTCCGAAGGGTTCTTTTCACCAAATATGTATTTAAGCTGAAGGTGAAGGAAGAGATGTTCAGTGATGAGCAGCGTGTGAAGTCAACAGTGGTAAAAGCTGATTTGATGAACTTTCCATCTGAGTCTCGGTTCCTTCTGGACTTGCTGGACAAGAGCACCAGTGATGTCGCAGGTTCTGCTGTTAAGATGGAACCTAATGCCATCCCCGGTGCTACAATGAGCGGATTGGTAGGGGGAAGCAGTGGGGTCGTGCAACAGCCTTCAGCATTGGGTGGGAGCTATCCAGTGGGTCCTGCAACAACACAGTCGGGTCAGTATGGAAGTCCATATGGTGGTTCTAGGGTCCCTGGGACAAGCCCGCTGAACCCATCAAGCTGTACGAGCTGTGGTGCAATTGGACACAGCTCAGCGAACTGCGCGAGCATCATGGGTGGGCCGACTCCGGCAACGGGCGGGCAGTATACAAGCCGAACTGCTTATGGGCAAGGAGCGAGCGGGGGTGCTTCGGATATGTGCTACAAGTGCCACCAGACAGGGCATTGGGCAAGAGACTGCCCAGGGCTCAGTTCTGTCCCTCCAGCTTATGGAGGGAGGTATGGAACAGTTCCGAGGTGAAAGCCTTATCGTCCTTTTTAATCTTGGTTACGTTGGCTCCTATTTTTGTAATTAGTTATTTAGTAGTTTGTGTTTGTTTGGAGCTTTGGGCTGATGTATAAGCTTTTGGACACCTCTAGCTTTATGCGTAAATTTGTAATGGTGACCCAAATATGTACTTTCATAATCGAATGAAATGTAGGATGTAGAGTTGATGTGGTTTGGAGTCCTAGAAAGCAAAGCACTTTTGATGATGTTGGGTTGCACAAAACACCTAGTAGGATGAAGGTTTAGTGGAAGAACGTTGATGCCGAGTATGCTCAAGCTCATTTAGGTGTCAATTGGTTAGATTAGTCTGGGATTGTCAGATTATAGAAATGCAATATTATTACTTGTTCTACATGGTAAGGTATGCTATTTGGCatgaaaaattgattatatagAATTGATTGATAAGATATGTAAGTACATGACAAGTTTTTTACTTTATGaacttaatataaaaaaaaatagatttatatttaaatacaCATTATAAATCATTGGAGATTACAAACATGCAGtgtataatgtaatttgagttacataaaaataaaataaaaaatcaacaaaGAGAATGGATTGTGAGGAGGGAGAAACGGtagaagagaggagagagaagaagagtgAAGGGGAAGTGGGACACGTGTGAAAAGCAGAATGATTTGTGGAATGaagtataattatttttatcatttggTTCCTATtcttttatatcatttttcttctttttcattataGTTAAGATGAGGAAAAAGGCAGTTTTGGTTCTTAAATTTTGGcttttgccattttaattcctaacttttatttttcttgcttttgcCCTCAACCTTTTAGGTTTTTGCCACTTTGGTCCTACCGTCATATTTTCCGTTGAAGGATGCTAACatagatttttaattttaatattttctttaattaaaaagtatttttcaataattaaaaaaataaaaaagaggaaTTGACAGGCTCGACTAGAAGGGACAGCAGACAAGGAAGGGAGTGGGAGGGGCGTCGATTGGTGGCCCCAATCTTACCTTAGAGGTCGTTGGTATTGTCTAGGGATGTCGCGACCTCAGAGGTGGGGGAGGGGTCGCTATCCAACGCCTCCAGCCCATCCCTCTTCCATCACCATcctccccttttcttttcctctttttcttggttttttatttttcaaaaatttaatttttattttacagaatattaaattaattttttgtgaCATGTGGCTTTCTCATATTCTATttaaaatccacatcagtggcTTTCAACGAAAAAAGTGAGCTAGGACCAAAGTGGCAAAAATGTGAAAGATTGATGttaaaaaatagcaaaaaaaaaggtctaGGACTAAAGTGGCAAAAACATCAAACATTGAGGTCCAAAATtgctttttttcctttaagaTTATTGAAGACAAGTAAGTAAGACTTCAGTATAAATACCTACTAAGTGACAACGGGTTCTCTCTTTATATAGTAGTGTAAGTATATTATACCCGTTAAAGACTAAGTATAAAGCAGTTTGTGGAGTaggatataaattttttttcacataaatttgaaataatacCTTTTCAATAGTAGGAGctaggaaataaaataattaagtgGGAAATGAAATGGCGTTAGCTTGGAACTGGGAAATGAGAGAGGACATGAGAAAATAGTAGGAGTAATTAATTTGGTAATGAAAGGTAGTGtatgaatttattaaattttctttaacttCTTTTTCACAGGACCAGTCTTAATTAGTTATTAGTCATTTAGTTCGCGCATTGGGCGGACTCcggttttttctgttttttataattaatttttattggattttcaaaactaaaattaatgaaataattgtGTGGAAATTCATGTTATACATTAATTAAGGGAGACTCGAGAAGTCAATGGATGAGCACACATGAAAAGTTCATGTGGAAGGTTCTTATAGACCAAACGAAAAGCTCTCGTTCATTGGAGTctacttaattatatataatggaTAATAGATCGTTCATTGGAGTCtccttaattatatataatagataatagataGATGGAAATATCATATTCTTATATGGGTCataaggaagaagaaaagttaTCAACTATCTTCCTTTCTTATTTgtgatatttatatttttatatcttATAAGTGTTATCTCATTTTATCCTATATCTTATTTAATgctattatttaaggaaaattttatttcataactaccatcatttttcttaaaataaaattttttattgtgtTATTAAAATCTCTTCGATTTCaacaaaatattgaaaatgaaaaatagtaaaagtcCACTATTCTATTACCTCAAAAATTTCATCCAAAATTTTTTATCGTGGCTCTTCTAgtcttcattttttaaaaatatataaaggtAACCCGAGTATGGTTGGAGCAAGTTTATGATGGGTAGGAACATTGGTTAGGTGGTTTTGTTCATAATGTTGGGTTTGCTTCTTTTGTGGTCGCTGAGCTGTGGGTTGTGTGAACCGGGCTTGATACGGCTTGAGATCGAGGACAACAGAGAGTAATTTTAGAGGTGGAGTTCGAGGTTGTTATCAAGTTTCTATCCGTGAGGCATCTTTGAGGTGGCCTGTCTAGTGCTCTTGTTCGTGAAATGTACTAATTATTGACTCGTGATTGGTCATTATTCATCATACTTATTGCGAAAGAAATGCGTGCGCAGACTAAACGTCTAATTTtgccttttcatttcctaCTGGTCTTGATAGGTTGAGTAACTGCCCAATTGGGCTATGTTTATTGTTGTTTGCTGATGCTCCAAGGGTCTCCATGCTTCGTTACTGTATTGCTTAGACTTTTTTAATCGTATTTAGGGCTTCGTCCCTTTcacaacaaaaaagaaaaaaaaatcatccattatctagtccactaactatttttataaatCAACAAATGTTCTACTTTCAAATAAGGATTACGAATAAAAAGCCATCAGATTATTATTCTATGGTAGATTTGCATATTTCAAATAGATATATTCGAGGCTACCAGATAAAATTTTGGAAGAAATCTCTTTAAAGATTTATAACGTTTGAAAAGATAATTTGGGGATTAAGTTGATACTCGAAAAGATTTTTAACGGTAAATTCCAATCACACCCGTCTTGGTCTGTTTGGTTTTGAAGTTAGAATTTTGCTACATCCCAATCCAACCTAATAAGgacaaaagtatatatattatatatataatatatggaaaatttattattaaa
This genomic window contains:
- the LOC116210054 gene encoding replication protein A 70 kDa DNA-binding subunit A-like, with the translated sequence MAVSLTAGAIRKICDRQLVGDSEPKPVLQVTDVKSVLGANIRNPNQRYRMILSDGVNSHQGLLTTQLNHLVDSGHLQKSSIIRLNEFVCSLIKDRLLIVVVDMEVIHDKHDLIGEPVALKISGTSVQNPPAGSNSNYLDSGKYPPTSAPPNNSNAEAIVPRPAHLSGLYGNQNTGFHSNNVSEVSRPPVTSYVHQPQPAYQQPQPAYQQPQPAYQQPQRAFQQQTPVYLNRGPIAKNEAPPRIIPIAALNPYQNRWTLKARVTSKSELRHYNNARGDGKVFSFDLLDSDGGEIRVTCFNNVADQFYNQIEAGKIYLISKGSLRPAQRNFNHLKNDHEIHLEATSIVQPCIGEDELIPRQQFHFQPISDIEGLESNSIVDVIGVVCFISPASSIMRKNGTETLKRTLQLKDESGRSVELTMWGSFCNAEGQRLQTLCDSGHSPVLAVKSGRISEFNGKAIGTISSTQLTIDPDIEEARRLKEWFDREGKDAPTVSISREVSTMSRTDVRKTISQIKDEKLGTSEKPDWIAVCATIMYIKNDNFCYMGCPIMIGDRQCNKKVTNNGDGKYRCDRCDRCVDECDYRYILQLQIQDHTGIGWVTAFQEAGEEIMGVSAKEMFQLRAEGEDERFGEILRRVLFTKYVFKLKVKEEMFSDEQRVKSTVVKADLMNFPSESRFLLDLLDKSTSDVAGSAVKMEPNAIPGATMSGLVGGSSGVVQQPSALGGSYPVGPATTQSGQYGSPYGGSRVPGTSPLNPSSCTSCGAIGHSSANCASIMGGPTPATGGQYTSRTAYGQGASGGASDMCYKCHQTGHWARDCPGLSSVPPAYGGRYGTVPR